GTCCTTTCCCTCAGCATCCACATCTATGGGAAAGTTCTTGCAAAGGCAAGAAGTCAAGTTTGAACTGTGTCCTGGTCTGTATTTAAGGGAGGCAGCTCCTGAACCAGGAACTACTCTTGGGAATGGGAGCCAAGCTGGGGCTTCCAGGCATGCAGAGGAGCTCACCAGCGTGTGCTGGGCCTGAAGCTCCACCTCCAGGGCGTTCACCGTGCGTCTCAGCTCCAGGATCTCTGACTGGCAGCACCGCAGCTCCTCGGCACAGGACATGTCCTGCTTGCTGATGCTTTCAGACTAAAGCACAAGGGCACAGAGACACGATCACCCCCCTGCCCGGTGGAAGCCTGGGTCCCTCCCTGCTCCGAGGCAGCACCCTGTGAGGACCTGATCTTGGAACCACTCCTCCAGATCATTGTGGTTGGTCTGCACCAGGGCCTCATAGTGGCACCGCATCTCCTGCAGCACCCTGCTCAGGTCCACAGTGGGCTCAGCGTCCAGCTTAATCTGGAGCTTGTCCCCCAGCTGGCACTTCAGAATGTGGACTTCCTGTGGGCACAGGAGGAGAACATCGCAGTTGTGGAGCCCCCACTGCCCTCTACCCCAAAGCCGCATCTCCcacttcccaccctccccagTGATTTCCCTGTGCTCCTCTGAGGATGGGGCACCACCTGCGTTAGCCTAGATGCTTCCAGAGGCTGTGGGTGAAGAGCCAGTGCCCCCTGAAAGTGGGCGCTCACCTCCGTAGCCTGCGAGGCTCAACCACGAGGCCAGGCCTGAAGAGCTTCCACCCCGAGCAGGAGGAAGAGCttcatttcttcccccaaataaGCCCAAATTCACCCCCAGAAAGTCTTACACAAAGGGCCATGTACCTGCTCATGGTTCTTCTTAAGGCAGAGCACCTCCTCCTTGAGGGACTCCAGTTGGGCCTCCAGGTCACTCTTGGCGAGTGTGAGGTCATCCAGTGCCCTGCGCAGGCCACAGATGTCGGCCTCCCCCAGCTGGCAGAGCGAGTGCTCCGTCTGGTACCTTTAGCAAGAAAGATACGGGAGTCAGGGTGAGAGAGCAGAGGGGCCCCCAGGACACCAGCAGCCACTCCACTGACCGTCCCTCTGCAGTCTAATTGTGAGTTGGCATTTCCTGTGTGGCACGCTCCCAGCCCAGAAAGCAATGGAGTGTCCCCCACTCATTTGACCCTAAGCCCCACTAGGCAGAGTGGCCAGTACTGAGGGTGCTGGGGCAGGTGCAAGGCCAGCGTCTGCCCTCATGGCCTGATGGCCAAAGGGGAGGCAGCAGAGTAACCAGCCAGTTTTCAAGGCCACGTGATCCCTGCAGACCCTCCTCTTTCAAGCCCCCCACTGACACAGACCCTGGGTTCTCTCTCAGATTAGAAGCCAAATGCCAGATGGGAGGATGGAAATGGCTTCTTTAGCTCCAGACGATTGAGGCTTCCACAGAGTTCtaagaaagacaaaacaacacAATGCCCTTTCCTGTTCCCAGGTTGGGCTTTCTCGGGTGGAATAAACCTTTGGACCTTCACAAGCCCTCCATCATAGACAGTGGAGCATGATTTCTGTCATGAGTTACTCGTGCTCACGAATTGGTTGGGCTGCAGTATGGAAATATCCTCACGGAGGCAGCAGAATTTGGTAGGAAACGGCCTCAGGGTAGGAAACGTGAGGCCAGGTTCCAGTTCTATCCCTCAATAGCCACGTGACTTCAGGCAGGTCGCTTCTGGGCCCTGAGCTCCGGTACCCACACAAGGATGAAGCCATCACTGCCCTGCCTACCTCCCAGGTCTTTGGAATAATAGCAGCGAGTATGTGATGCATTCTCAAGCATGTTATGAACATACAAAGTTGAGGGGCAGAGGAGTGTTCTTTCAAGATCTTGGGCATAATGCCCTCTGTTTTCTCCTGCTGTTGGTTTGGGATCTTGGTCAATTATATCTCTGATGCCAACTGCATCACAAAAGAGAAGTCGGAGTAGGCAcctggctcctccctctgcctgttccaCCCCAACTCACTTGGTCCTGAAGTCATCGGCAGCCAGCTTGGCATTGTCTATCTGCACAACCAGCTTGTTGTTCTCAGATTTGATGCACAGGATCTGGGGAAAGAAAGTAGGCTTGGTAATTCACTATCTCCAGAGCCATCAATGGCCTCGGGTCAAAAGAAGTTCCATTGGCCTGAGATTCAAAGGGCAACGTGACCTTGGACAACACAAACTCCCAAACACGTAAGAGATGCTGGCGTGATACGGGGCAGGGGCTGTGCGCGAGGATGCTTGGCAAAGGTGGAAGGCATACAGCCAAAGGAACTGGGAGATGGAAAGGAATAGCAAACTGAACATATAACAgagacttaattttattttgccagCCGTGATACTCAGCCTGATATGAACAAGATCTGAAGTCTAGGCAGAACAATGGGCTGGTTATGAAAGGTTTAGACGAAGGGGGACCCATTCTTTATAAGAAGTCCCTTATGCGGGTTGGTCAACTTCCCCAAAGGTCTTCTGTGAGTCTAGCCAGGTTTCTGTGGCTCCTATTTGACATTCTTTGTCCTCCTATCTCCAAAACGAAGATGTAGTTTCTTAAGAATCATTGCATTGATTATCAAAGGGGACAGTAGATACACAGAAGATATCAGTGCTACTAAATGGCCATATACAGCTCATGAAGGACATTGGAACATGCTGCCTCGTACTGCGCCAGAAGTTAGGTTGCACTCTTTTTGCAACTACAATGTTAGAATTGTAAGTACTGAAACTAAGTAAACATAAACTCAGAATCCTGGAGAATCAAATCCTACATCTCATCTTTTACATATTCCTGTTCATCTGCACTCAAGGAATTTTCTTCccacaatcaaaaaaaaaattttttttcaactctgTCTGTTTCCACTCCCAATCCAGGCCCTGAAAATTTTGTGCAAGTGTCAGTaaagtttttctgtaaaggaccagacagTAAATATACAAGGCTTTGAAGGTCACAaatctctgtcacaactattcaactctgccattagAGCACAGAAGCAGCTACACAATACATTAATGAATGATCATGGCCatgtaccaataaaactttatttataaaaacagtcaGTAGGCCAGATGGGCCATGGTTTGCCAATCCCTGATCCGAAGCACCACAAACCTCACCTTCTGCTGGAGCTCCTCGATGGTCTGGAAGTAGGACTGGTAGTCTGGACACATGGTGGACTCATGGCATTTGCTCGACTCTCGGATCCTGGTCTCCAGCTCCTCATTGTCCCGCTCCAGCTGGCGCACCTTCTCCAGATAGTTGGCCAGGCGATCATTCAGGAACTGCATGGTCACCTTCTCGTTGCCATTCGGGACACCTTCCGCATAGTTCTCACAGACTCCAATGTTGCCGGGAATGTTGCAGGTCCCTGGCAAGGGGCAAGCGGTGCGGCAGCTGTGGGGCATACAGAGGCTGGGTTGGCCCAGAGGGGTTGAACCCACACGCGCTCGGTTGGCATGTGCCACGGTGGCTGACAGGCACAGGGATGCAGCCTTGGCCTCTGGAACCTGTCCACCTCGGAGAGAACTGCAGCGATGAGAAGTCATGGTGCTGAAGGTCAAACGTGTGCTTTGCTCACGGTTGGATCTGCTTGAAATAGAagccttccttttcctccagacCTTATATAGGCCTGTAGTGGGTGTTGGTGCAAGAAAATAGGCATTTTCCTCATTAATATTTATGTTCATTCTCACACAATCACTCTATTAGTCAGTGATTTTTGTCTCTTATAAAGAGTTAATGAGCTCATGAAAGAGGCCTTCACCCACACAGGATACTTCCCCCACGGCAGGGTCctagaacacagagaaaatgaggtCTTCTTCAGGTGGCCCACATTCTGTGGCTTATGTCTCTTTCCCCTCTGTCAGCTATGTCTGTGAGGTAATCAAGAACCAGAGTCTCCTAAAATCCCCTCAAAATCTCTGCCACTCCAGTATTCTTCTCCTGCCTCCAAATGTTCCCACCATGGCAAAATCTAAAATAGTCATCAATCAGGCACATTGAGGAAAGCAAAACGAATCACAATTAGTTTGTTTCAGCTGATGTCTATAGAGGTCTCCACTGTGGGACACAACTTAGCCTGCTTGGAGGAGGGGCTTAGATTTTAGTAAGAGGAATAAGAAAGTAAATGACCTTTATTATAAAGGCAATAAGagagggggttaaaaaaaaaagaaaaaagctgcatAGATTTTAAGAAGAGAGCACACCAGGTGACCAGAAAAAGACTTCATGGAACAGGgagcacttaaaatgtgttttggaTGATGGTTTCCAGGAGGGTCTGGGGGAGAGACCGTCTCTCACGGAGACCAAAATGAACAGAATCAAATATGTCTGGgaaatggaaaatagtatagCTGTGCAGACGCTTATAATGAAGACACATACACCGGCTCTGGAAAGTTAGTCCATTTAGTCCAGGTTGTGGGAAGCCTTGAATGCCAGGACCATCCCACAGATAGTCTTCAGGTAAAGGCAAATCAAAGGTAGGCATCTGCCCCTGGAAGCCAACTCTTCCCaaatatgaggaaaaataaatatccagGTTCCTTATGAAGGAAAGTAACAGAGAAGAGATGAAAGTCTCTTGTATAAACATTTGAGGACAACATCAGaccacaacaacaaaagagaaaccTCACTTCCAAATTGATTTTGGTGTCTGAAAACTGGATAGACACATTTTAATTACCGATGAGTCAAAGGAGACATCAGAGGagaaattaaagtattttaaactgaattaaaatgaaactgATTTGGGCAATTAAGATTTCCCTGTGCAAGTGTGAGACAAGTAAGTAGTTtgggaagtggggggaaaaaaaactttgtgaATGAAACAGGGTAATCTGTGATTCCcaagaaataaaagtatgtttTTGTGTATTAGAGTCTATAGGCTAATTAAGGTGGCAGCGATTAGTACTTTATGGTGTCTGTTCTCAGGcacctccccctcctttccttgtAAGACACTGGTCCTCTCACCCACTGACTCCCTCTCCGCCTTGTTTAAGGAGATACATACTCAAGAACTTTGATCTTTCATCTTTTGAAACTTCATGCATTTCTTTGAAATGCACCTACCTTGATTGTCCATTACTTAGcagactataaaataaaatttaaatttccttaatcTTCAGACATACTCAGAGCATCAGAAGCTTTATGGCCTCCTCTATTCCTAAAGAAATCAGACAGTGGCCAGTTGTTCAGCAAGCCCTGGAAAAGGGCAGCCAGCCAGCTTC
This DNA window, taken from Ailuropoda melanoleuca isolate Jingjing chromosome 20, ASM200744v2, whole genome shotgun sequence, encodes the following:
- the LOC100475729 gene encoding keratin, type I cuticular Ha8, whose amino-acid sequence is MTSHRCSSLRGGQVPEAKAASLCLSATVAHANRARVGSTPLGQPSLCMPHSCRTACPLPGTCNIPGNIGVCENYAEGVPNGNEKVTMQFLNDRLANYLEKVRQLERDNEELETRIRESSKCHESTMCPDYQSYFQTIEELQQKILCIKSENNKLVVQIDNAKLAADDFRTKYQTEHSLCQLGEADICGLRRALDDLTLAKSDLEAQLESLKEEVLCLKKNHEQEVHILKCQLGDKLQIKLDAEPTVDLSRVLQEMRCHYEALVQTNHNDLEEWFQDQSESISKQDMSCAEELRCCQSEILELRRTVNALEVELQAQHTLKDCLQNSLCEADARFGTELAQMQILIRNVEEQLSEIRADLERQNQEYQVLLDVKARLEGEINTYRNLLESEDCKLPCNPCATPASSTPRPAPAACTPCSPCLSGPPRASCGSSSTPRC